In a genomic window of Streptomyces sp. SJL17-4:
- a CDS encoding sugar ABC transporter substrate-binding protein, translating into MTRSWSRTSRVIAGTATALAVLTACGGSGDDTANSTANKPNGPVTITFWGWAKGSKDVVDAFNASHTDIQVKFEEIPSGTAGGYAKISNAVKAGNAPDLVSIEYSSLPEFVSSGALQDIGGEFTEADRAKLLPQTVELTTLGGKSWAVPFDAAPQAFFYRKDLFAKYKVQVPTTWDEFKKAAEQVKKADAKARIGTFFPDDPTTFEAMAWQAGAQWFKAENDTWKIDTTDAATTKVAGYWQGLLDAGLVHKNASFSPEWTGSLKNGTTIGYLGASWGAGVLKGTLPEQDGKWGVAPMPSWDGKPASGMLGGTSFAVTKDSRQKAAAVTFAEWMSTTEAGVKARIASGTSSAFPAATALRPVAKKAFDASYYGGQDIYALFEAAGASISPNWAWGPTTGTTNTTIKDHFGKITQGGPGIADAVKAGHDATVAELTKRGLKVEG; encoded by the coding sequence GTGACCCGTAGTTGGAGCAGAACGTCCCGTGTCATAGCCGGCACCGCCACCGCCCTCGCCGTTCTCACGGCCTGCGGCGGCAGCGGTGACGACACAGCGAACAGTACGGCGAACAAGCCGAACGGGCCCGTGACCATCACCTTCTGGGGCTGGGCCAAGGGCTCCAAGGACGTCGTCGACGCCTTCAACGCCTCCCACACCGACATCCAGGTGAAGTTCGAGGAGATCCCCTCCGGCACCGCCGGCGGCTACGCCAAGATCTCCAACGCCGTGAAGGCAGGCAACGCCCCCGACCTCGTCTCCATCGAGTACTCCTCGCTCCCCGAGTTCGTGAGCTCCGGCGCCCTCCAGGACATCGGCGGCGAGTTCACCGAGGCCGACCGCGCCAAGCTGCTCCCGCAGACCGTCGAACTCACCACCCTCGGCGGCAAGTCCTGGGCCGTCCCCTTCGACGCCGCCCCGCAGGCCTTCTTCTACCGCAAGGACCTCTTCGCCAAGTACAAGGTCCAGGTCCCCACCACCTGGGACGAGTTCAAGAAGGCCGCCGAGCAGGTCAAGAAGGCCGACGCCAAGGCCCGTATCGGCACGTTCTTCCCCGACGACCCGACCACCTTCGAGGCGATGGCCTGGCAGGCCGGGGCCCAGTGGTTCAAGGCCGAGAACGACACCTGGAAGATCGACACCACCGACGCGGCCACCACCAAGGTCGCCGGCTACTGGCAGGGCCTCCTCGACGCCGGGCTCGTCCACAAGAACGCCTCCTTCAGCCCCGAGTGGACCGGCTCACTCAAGAACGGCACCACCATCGGCTACCTCGGCGCCTCCTGGGGCGCGGGCGTCCTCAAGGGCACCCTGCCCGAGCAGGACGGCAAGTGGGGCGTCGCCCCGATGCCCAGCTGGGACGGCAAGCCCGCCAGCGGCATGCTCGGCGGCACCTCCTTCGCCGTGACCAAGGACAGCAGGCAGAAGGCCGCGGCCGTCACCTTCGCCGAATGGATGTCCACCACCGAGGCCGGAGTCAAGGCCCGCATCGCCTCCGGCACCTCCTCCGCCTTCCCTGCCGCCACCGCGCTGCGGCCCGTCGCCAAGAAGGCCTTCGACGCGAGCTACTACGGCGGCCAGGACATCTACGCCCTCTTCGAGGCCGCGGGTGCCTCCATCAGCCCGAACTGGGCCTGGGGCCCCACCACCGGCACCACCAACACCACCATCAAGGACCACTTCGGCAAGATCACCCAGGGCGGCCCCGGCATCGCCGACGCCGTCAAGGCGGGTCACGACGCCACCGTCGCCGAACTCACCAAGCGCGGCCTGAAGGTCGAGGGCTGA
- a CDS encoding sugar ABC transporter permease, which produces MKARTRAATILLTPFFLLFTAVMVVPIGYAVWLSLFTEKQSGLGFGGTETVFTGLDNYTAALGDRAFREGFGVLLGYCLLYIPLLLAGALGLALLLDSALARARRFFQLALFLPHAVPGIIAALIWVYLYTPQLSPVVQAMEAGGIGFDFFSPEGALPSVVNIALWEWLGYNMVIFYAALQAIDRSVLEAATVDGAGAWRIAFSVKVPLVKASLAMVALFTIIGSLQLFTEPLILNKGTGSAVTSTWTPNMYAYTAAFDRNDYGLAAAASVLLALTAALLSFAVTRMTGRRKAGKERTA; this is translated from the coding sequence ATGAAGGCCCGCACCCGCGCCGCCACGATCCTGCTGACCCCCTTCTTCCTGCTGTTCACCGCGGTGATGGTGGTGCCGATCGGCTACGCGGTCTGGCTCAGCCTCTTCACCGAGAAGCAGTCCGGACTGGGCTTCGGCGGCACCGAGACCGTCTTCACCGGCCTCGACAACTACACCGCGGCGCTGGGTGACCGGGCCTTCCGCGAGGGCTTCGGCGTCCTGCTCGGTTACTGCCTGCTCTACATCCCGCTGCTGCTCGCCGGGGCCCTCGGCCTCGCCCTCCTGCTCGACTCGGCGCTCGCCCGCGCCCGCCGCTTCTTCCAGCTCGCGCTCTTCCTGCCGCACGCCGTCCCCGGCATCATCGCCGCGCTGATCTGGGTCTACCTCTACACGCCCCAGCTCAGTCCGGTCGTCCAGGCCATGGAGGCCGGAGGCATCGGCTTCGACTTCTTCTCCCCCGAGGGCGCCCTGCCCTCCGTCGTCAACATCGCGCTGTGGGAGTGGCTCGGCTACAACATGGTCATCTTCTACGCGGCCCTCCAGGCCATCGACCGCTCCGTCCTCGAAGCGGCCACCGTCGACGGGGCCGGCGCCTGGCGCATCGCCTTCTCCGTCAAGGTCCCGCTCGTCAAGGCCTCGCTCGCCATGGTCGCCCTCTTCACGATCATCGGCTCCCTCCAGCTCTTCACCGAGCCGCTGATCCTCAACAAGGGCACGGGCTCCGCCGTCACCTCCACCTGGACGCCGAACATGTACGCCTACACCGCGGCCTTCGACCGCAACGACTACGGCCTCGCCGCGGCGGCGTCCGTACTCCTCGCCCTGACGGCGGCACTGCTGTCGTTCGCGGTGACGCGGATGACGGGCCGCCGCAAGGCCGGGAAGGAGCGCACGGCATGA
- a CDS encoding carbohydrate ABC transporter permease, whose protein sequence is MTGRPRTGTVWLSQAAVNGALVLAVVYMLFPLVWLLTAATKDAGGLLAGNAFSFEGFDLGGNLTRLAEYNDGIYFHWYANSLLYAGLGALACSFVSVAAGYAFHVYDFPGKEKLFGLVLLGVLVPTTALALPMYLLASEVGVVNTYWAVLIPVLVNPFGVYLSRVFCAGYIPDEALEAARIDGAGELRVFWSIGLRMVMPGFVTVFLFQFTAVWNNFFLPLVMLSDQKLYPLSLGLYAWNSNAHAEPDFYPLVVTGSLLAVVPLVVAFVSLQRHWKAGLTAGSVK, encoded by the coding sequence ATGACCGGCCGACCCCGCACCGGCACCGTCTGGCTCTCCCAGGCGGCCGTCAACGGCGCCCTCGTCCTCGCCGTCGTCTACATGCTCTTCCCGCTGGTCTGGCTGCTGACCGCCGCCACCAAGGACGCCGGCGGCCTCCTCGCCGGAAACGCCTTCTCCTTCGAGGGCTTCGACCTGGGCGGCAACCTCACCCGGCTGGCCGAGTACAACGACGGCATCTACTTCCACTGGTACGCCAACAGCCTGCTCTACGCCGGACTCGGCGCCCTCGCCTGCTCGTTCGTCAGCGTCGCCGCCGGATACGCCTTCCACGTCTACGACTTCCCGGGCAAGGAGAAGCTCTTCGGCCTCGTGCTCCTGGGCGTGCTCGTCCCCACCACGGCACTCGCCCTGCCGATGTACCTCCTCGCCAGCGAGGTCGGCGTCGTCAACACCTACTGGGCCGTCCTCATCCCCGTCCTCGTCAACCCCTTCGGCGTCTACCTGTCCCGGGTCTTCTGCGCCGGCTACATCCCCGACGAGGCCCTGGAGGCAGCCCGTATCGACGGGGCGGGCGAGCTGCGCGTCTTCTGGTCCATCGGTCTGCGCATGGTGATGCCCGGCTTCGTGACCGTCTTCCTCTTCCAGTTCACCGCCGTCTGGAACAACTTCTTCCTCCCCCTGGTGATGCTCTCGGACCAGAAGCTCTACCCGCTGAGCCTCGGCCTGTACGCGTGGAACAGCAACGCCCACGCCGAACCCGACTTCTACCCCCTCGTCGTCACCGGATCCCTGCTCGCCGTCGTCCCCCTCGTCGTCGCCTTCGTCTCCCTCCAGCGCCACTGGAAGGCCGGTCTGACGGCCGGCAGCGTCAAGTGA
- a CDS encoding hydroxyacid dehydrogenase, whose product MHPTTDNRPALLLAMGEGVAERLLTEAHRTRLARLTRTDPHLVAHDLTSRDPRITTALAEAEILLTCWGATPLTADVLDRAPRLRAVVHAAGSVKHHITEACWDRGLRVTSAAAANALPVAEYTLAAILFAGKRVLGSAQRYAELRADHDWLTESATWGNYRRTAGIVGASRIGRRVIELLRPFDIEILLYDPYVDVPPPGVELVTDLDELCARSTVVSVHAPQLPSTAHMIGAPQLAAMRDGTTLINTSRGSLIDERALLPHLTSGRLHATLDVTDPEIPPPDSPLYTLPNVLLTPHVAGSLGNELHRMTDRALEEVERYGRGEPFAEEVRASDLQRSA is encoded by the coding sequence ATGCACCCGACCACTGACAACCGCCCCGCGCTGCTGCTCGCGATGGGCGAGGGGGTGGCCGAACGCCTCCTCACGGAAGCCCACCGCACCCGCCTCGCGAGGCTCACCCGCACGGACCCGCACCTGGTCGCCCATGACCTGACGTCCCGGGACCCGCGGATCACCACCGCCCTCGCCGAGGCCGAGATCCTCCTCACCTGCTGGGGAGCGACCCCGCTGACCGCCGACGTCCTGGACCGGGCGCCCCGGCTGCGGGCGGTGGTCCACGCGGCCGGCTCCGTCAAGCACCACATCACCGAGGCCTGCTGGGACCGCGGCCTGCGCGTCACCTCGGCCGCCGCGGCCAACGCGCTGCCGGTCGCGGAGTACACGCTCGCCGCGATCCTCTTCGCCGGGAAACGGGTCCTCGGCTCGGCCCAGCGGTACGCCGAACTCCGCGCCGACCACGACTGGCTCACCGAGTCCGCCACCTGGGGCAACTACCGCCGCACGGCAGGCATCGTGGGCGCGTCCCGCATCGGCCGCCGGGTGATCGAGCTCCTGCGCCCCTTCGACATCGAGATCCTCCTCTACGACCCGTACGTCGACGTCCCGCCGCCCGGCGTGGAACTGGTGACCGACCTCGACGAACTGTGCGCCCGCAGCACGGTCGTCTCGGTCCACGCGCCGCAACTCCCGTCCACGGCCCATATGATCGGCGCGCCCCAGCTGGCGGCGATGCGCGACGGAACGACCCTGATCAACACGTCCCGGGGCTCCCTCATCGACGAACGGGCCCTCCTCCCCCACCTGACCTCGGGCCGCCTCCACGCGACCCTGGACGTCACGGACCCGGAGATCCCACCCCCGGACTCCCCGCTCTACACCCTCCCGAACGTCCTCCTCACCCCGCATGTGGCGGGCTCCCTCGGCAACGAACTGCACCGGATGACGGACCGGGCGCTGGAGGAGGTGGAGCGGTACGGGAGGGGGGAACCGTTCGCGGAGGAGGTACGGGCCTCAGACCTCCAGCGCTCGGCGTAG